The region GGCTCGATCCTGGCCGGGATCGCAGCTCTTGCGGTGATGTTCGCCATCTATAATGCAGTCACAATCAAAGATCCGATGGCAGGGCGCGTCAGAGCGCTCAACGATCGGCGTGACGAACTGAAAGCCGGTATCATTACGCAAAGCGCCAAGAAGCGCACCAGCCTCGTTCGCAAGACCGACAAGACTGACAAGGTCAAGCAACAGCTTCAAGGCATGAGGGTACTGCAGGATAGCCAGATCAAGGACATCCAGCAGAAGCTTGCCCATGCCGGTATCCGCAACAAAGAACTTGCGGTTTACGTCATCGGAGCGCGCGCCATACTTCCGATCGTCCTGGGCCTTGCAGCCTTTGTGATGCTTTATGTTGTCGAGATCTATCCCGATTGGGAGATGAAGCGCGTAATGGCTTTGGCGGCAGCGGTGTTCCTCGGATACAAGGGACCAGAGCTCTATATCGGCAATATCGCGAAAAAGCGTACAAATGAGATCCGCAAGGGTTTGCCAGACGCGCTCGACCTGTTGGTCATCTGTGCCGAAGCCGGTTTGACAGTCGACGCAGCCTTTAACCGCGTGGCTAAGGAATTGGGGCGCGCGTATCCGGAACTGGGCGATGAATTTGCTCTCACCGCAATCGAGTTGTCCTTCCTGAGCGAGCGCAAGACGGCGTTCAATAATCTGGCCTATCGGGTTGATCTGGAACAGGTGCGCGGTGTTGTCACCACCATGGTTCAGACAGAGCGCTATGGTACGCCGTTGGCCTCGGCGCTGCGTGTGCTGTCTGCCGAATTCCGGAACGAGCGTATGATGCGCGCAGAGGAAAAAGCGGCACGCCTTCCGGCTATCATGACCATACCGCTGATCATGTTCATTCTACCTGTGCTGTTCATCGTGATCCTTGGGCCAGCGGCCTGTTCGATCAGCGATGCGCTGTTCACAGACCAATAGGTTTGCAAAAGACTAGGGCGCGGGTGTTTCGGCAATTCATGTCGTCGCACCCGCGCTCTAGTCGTTCGTCTTCTCCGCAAGATTTGCCGCCCGCCCGCGCATTCGTTTAAGCAAGGAACGAAATTGCTGCTGCTCGATAGCATCGAAATCAGCAAACAGATCGCGCTCCGTCGCAAGAGCCAGCGGCATGACCTCTTCGTGAATTGCCCTGCCTTCGCCAGTCAACTGGAGAAAATGCGAGCGCCCGTCATCCTTGTTTGGCGCGCGAGCCACCAGGCCGCGATCTTCCAGAACCTTGCACGCACGATTCACCGCGACCTTGTCCATCAGCGTCGCCGCAGTAAGCGATCGCTGGGTCAATGCAGCGCCGCGTGCATGCGCATCGCCTAATACCGCGATCACGCGCCATTCAGGGATCTTGAGAGCGAACCGCTTGTGATACCGCTCCGCAATCAGACTGCTTACCGCGTTCGAGGCGATCGAAAGCTGGTAAGGCAAGAAGCTCTCTAATTGCCCCTCGGGCAATTCGTGATCACGGTTATCTCCCATCAGGTCAGTCATTGTTCCATGTTGTCATCACTATGGTTTCCCATGAAACGATAGCGGGATGCAAGAGCCGCGCAAGGAGGCGGCAAGAGATTCTTCAGCGATACTCGGCAGCATCCCACCAAGGATAGAAGTCCGGCATATCTTCGCTGACCTTGCCCGGATATTGTGGCGCACGTTTCTCCAGAAAGCTCGCGATACCTTCCTTCGCATCGGCCCCTCGCGAGAGACGGTAGATCGCGCGGCTATCAATCTTGTGCGCCTCCATTGGGTGACTACCACTAGGCAAGCGCCACATCATGGCGCGGGTCATCGCGACCGAGACTGCCGATGTGTTGTCCGCAATCTCGCGAGCAAGCCCTCGTGCCGCATCCATTAATTCGGATAGTGAATAAATATCCTTAATCAATCCACCATTACGCGCCTCTTCTGCATCAAATATGCGCCCAGTGTAGCACCATTCCAATGCCTGGCTAATTCCGACAAGTTTCGGCAGGAACCAGCTGGAGCACGCTTCCGGCACGATTCCACGCCGGGCAAACACGAAACCATACCGTGCATTCTCGCTCGCAAGCCTGATATCCATAGCCAGCTGCATGGTCGCACCGACGCCCACTGCCACGCCATTGCAGGCAGAGATCAGCGGCTTCTTGCTTTCGAACAAACGCAGTGTAAGCAGACCGCCGCCATCGCGCACTTTGGGATCAGACAAGTCCTCAACTTCGGAGGGGTCAGAGAACACATGCCCTCCCCCCTCAGGTGTCAGATCGGCGCCTGCGCAGAATGCGCGATCACCGCTTCCTGTAAAGATAACCGCGCCCACGCTGTCGTCGACGTCGATGTCATCCATGGCAGCCATGATCTCTTCGCCCATGATGCGCGTGTAGGCATTCATCTTTTCCGGGCGGTTGAGCGTGATCGTCGCAATCCCATCAGCCTTGTCGACCAGTATCTGCGTGTAATCGTTCATGTCTTTTTCTCTCCGTCAAATCCTTCAGCTTGGAACACATGGAACACTGTCCTAAGGCAAGAAGAAACCCGCCCGCATTCTGCCGATATCTGGTGCAGGACAATGGAAGTTTTGGTCACGCAATGTCACGGCCAAAAGCGATAGGGCAATGCCGGCCGAGTAGGATAGAAGGCGACTGACGCACTTTTACCAAGAGCCGCATTGTCATGCTGCGCGCGTCAGCCGGATTCGTCCAGCAAAAGAATCCTCCAGATTGATCGGTCAAACGATAACGCCGCCTGCACCACATTGGGCGCGGACGGCGTTTGACATCCTGAGTTCGCTGTTACGCTTAACGAGGCGCCATTCTGATAGCTCCATCGAGCCGGACGTCTTCACCGTTGAAATAGCCGGTTTCGATCATGGTCATCGCGAGCTTCGCATATTCTTCGGGATAACCGAGGCGCTTGGGGAATGGCACACTGGCTGCCAGCGCTTCCTTCACCTGCGGCGGTGCTGCATTCATCAGCGGCGTGTTGAAGATACCAGGCAGGATCGTGTTGACGCGAATTCCTTCGCGCATCAGATCACGTGCAATTGGCAACGTCATGCCAACAACGCCGCCTTTTGACGCTGAGTAAGCCGC is a window of Altererythrobacter rubellus DNA encoding:
- a CDS encoding type II secretion system F family protein; the protein is MLNTPSGPTLLGFDVIVVGSILAGIAALAVMFAIYNAVTIKDPMAGRVRALNDRRDELKAGIITQSAKKRTSLVRKTDKTDKVKQQLQGMRVLQDSQIKDIQQKLAHAGIRNKELAVYVIGARAILPIVLGLAAFVMLYVVEIYPDWEMKRVMALAAAVFLGYKGPELYIGNIAKKRTNEIRKGLPDALDLLVICAEAGLTVDAAFNRVAKELGRAYPELGDEFALTAIELSFLSERKTAFNNLAYRVDLEQVRGVVTTMVQTERYGTPLASALRVLSAEFRNERMMRAEEKAARLPAIMTIPLIMFILPVLFIVILGPAACSISDALFTDQ
- a CDS encoding MarR family winged helix-turn-helix transcriptional regulator — its product is MTDLMGDNRDHELPEGQLESFLPYQLSIASNAVSSLIAERYHKRFALKIPEWRVIAVLGDAHARGAALTQRSLTAATLMDKVAVNRACKVLEDRGLVARAPNKDDGRSHFLQLTGEGRAIHEEVMPLALATERDLFADFDAIEQQQFRSLLKRMRGRAANLAEKTND
- a CDS encoding crotonase/enoyl-CoA hydratase family protein gives rise to the protein MNDYTQILVDKADGIATITLNRPEKMNAYTRIMGEEIMAAMDDIDVDDSVGAVIFTGSGDRAFCAGADLTPEGGGHVFSDPSEVEDLSDPKVRDGGGLLTLRLFESKKPLISACNGVAVGVGATMQLAMDIRLASENARYGFVFARRGIVPEACSSWFLPKLVGISQALEWCYTGRIFDAEEARNGGLIKDIYSLSELMDAARGLAREIADNTSAVSVAMTRAMMWRLPSGSHPMEAHKIDSRAIYRLSRGADAKEGIASFLEKRAPQYPGKVSEDMPDFYPWWDAAEYR